A stretch of Lactuca sativa cultivar Salinas chromosome 6, Lsat_Salinas_v11, whole genome shotgun sequence DNA encodes these proteins:
- the LOC111887496 gene encoding cation/calcium exchanger 1 — protein sequence MAISSIFKLTLFLIITSTATSSGDTITTTCTAIHQQISTISKCNYIKTNPGCDPNGYINYLQIFYCNFSQFPQLGFILLLLWLVVLFYILSNTASEYFCPAVEHLSKTLNLSPAIAGTTLLPLGNGSPDVFSSIIAFTGTSDGGEIGLNSILGGGIFVSTVVVGVISILITYHRKVVILDRPNFIRDVVFLLLTLSNLLAIIIIGKITLWASLLFVSTYIIYILLVSYMHFNTMKKQKTILNAIDKDQDTRVPLLCSVDEENVLHVTETHVPCEEQAVSSMQKSYIGTFFYVINVPFDLPRRLTIPMITKERWSKPLLVISATLAPLMVALIWNTQEEILGSNSSMVIYFVAGSTGIVLGTCTFAFTSSRNPPEKCLVLWYALGFLMSVTWTYITADELVSLLECLGNIIGISPSVIGLTILAWGNSIGDLTANVAMAMYGGADGTQIAMSGCYAGPLFNVLIGLGLSFVLVTRSNYPASYLIPQDPDMCETIGFLMIGLLWALAILPKREMRLDYTLGGGLLVIYLCFLSIKIARAFGLLSV from the coding sequence ATGGCGATTTCCTCCATTTTCAAACTTACTCTCTTCCTTATCATCACCTCCACCGCAACCTCCTCCGGCGACACCATAACCACCACTTGCACCGCCATCCACCAACAAATCTCCACCATCTCCAAATGCAATTATATAAAAACAAACCCCGGGTGTGACCCAAACGGATACATCAATTACCTACAAATCTTCTACTGTAATTTTTCACAGTTTCCTCAACTGGGTTTCATTTTGCTACTTCTATGGCTCGTTGTTCTGTTCTATATTTTAAGCAACACAGCGTCGGAATACTTCTGCCCTGCAGTCGAACACTTGTCCAAAACGCTCAATCTCTCCCCTGCAATCGCCGGAACCACTTTGCTCCCATTAGGAAACGGGTCACCGGATGTTTTCTCTAGCATAATCGCCTTCACCGGAACCAGCGATGGCGGAGAGATCGGTCTTAACAGCATCTTAGGTGGAGGGATTTTCGTTTCCACCGTCGTCGTCGGTGTTATCAGCATATTAATCACATACCATCGGAAAGTCGTCATCCTTGATAGACCCAATTTCATCAGAGACGTTGTTTTTCTTCTACTCACACTCTCCAATCTCCTTGCAATCATCATCATCGGAAAAATCACCTTATGGGCGTCACTTCTTTTCGTTTCCACTTACATTATTTACATCTTACTCGTCTCTTACATGCATTTCAACACCATGAAAAAACAGAAAACAATACTTAATGCTATTGATAAAGATCAGGACACACGGGTGCCATTATTGTGTTCTGTTGACGAAGAAAACGTTCTACATGTTACAGAAACACATGTACCCTGTGAAGAACAAGCTGTATCCAGCATGCAAAAAAGCTATATCGGCACATTTTTCTATGTAATTAACGTGCCATTTGACTTGCCCAGAAGGCTTACAATACCAATGATAACAAAAGAGAGATGGTCCAAGCCACTTCTTGTGATTTCAGCGACATTAGCACCATTAATGGTGGCTCTAATTTGGAACACGCAAGAGGAAATACTGGGCTCAAATTCTAGCATGGTGATATACTTTGTTGCAGGGTCAACTGGGATAGTTTTAGGAACATGTACATTTGCATTCACAAGTAGTAGAAACCCACCAGAAAAGTGTTTGGTTCTTTGGTATGCACTAGGGTTCTTAATGAGTGTCACTTGGACATACATAACTGCTGATGAATTAGTCTCTTTGTTAGAATGCTTAGGGAACATAATAGGAATAAGCCCTTCAGTTATAGGACTCACTATTCTAGCTTGGGGGAACTCCATTGGTGATCTTACAGCTAATGTGGCTATGGCTATGTATGGTGGAGCAGATGGGACACAGATTGCCATGTCAGGGTGTTATGCTGGACCTTTGTTTAATGTTCTTATTGGTTTAGGGTTATCGTTTGTTCTTGTTACAAGGTCAAATTATCCTGCTTCATATCTCATTCCACAAGACCCTGATATGTGTGAAACTATCGGGTTTCTGATGATTGGGTTGCTTTGGGCTCTTGCGATTTTGCCAAAAAGAGAGATGCGACTTGATTATACACTCGGAGGTGGACTCTTGGTGATATACTTGTGCTTTTTGTCCATAAAGATTGCTAGGGCTTTTGGATTACTCAGTGTTTAA